Proteins from one Panicum virgatum strain AP13 chromosome 7K, P.virgatum_v5, whole genome shotgun sequence genomic window:
- the LOC120641006 gene encoding U-box domain-containing protein 33-like isoform X2: MPHRPPPRPPAVAAHPDPLGEDPGGASHEGAGALPSQVREGVDGQGAPRLPRLLPQGPAAQVQAKLLLTENDQIHDGILGLVNHYRIANLVMGSTPDSCFKLKFGKESLMASNAPAFCQIWFVWRGRHIWTIEASADTDSNTPVHYQVDVPTAERIRFSSYSNNAGTILDEGHVTGEALMKVDLNPCIVSDYDGYEALGAHEANHFYSMSIANWQDAESAALKSTLCSDSSVHTSNSKEVLDRNLKQVTMVADGSRKEALVELLKRKEIESKVASAFARAKDSDSTKNHEIKMRGELEDLLVVTRKQHEDLLKNKERAVAALESSMKRLALLDARAANIKLQMDEFSAEFEVIQSSIESLRQKKLKLPKLEDRHTDQIMGVTYSNATLSNCLSNAFGDDLYSFREFTLLDIQSATCKFSEGFKIQSDGHGCVYKGEIMNRTVMIYKLHSHSIESVKQFQQEVYILSKVRHPHILTLVGACPEALCLVYEYLPSESLHDRLFNRCNSHWLPWKIRARIVAEISGALLFLHSCKPQMIIHGNLKLENILLDTECHCKIADFDPECKRSKVMTPKYDIYYFGTVILQLLTGKQEVVLGLAGEVRRAMSCGKLSSILDPMAGQWPLEVAGKLAELGLRCSETSSQDCPELTLETVRDLEQLYFTREGRAPSSFLCPILQEIMHDPQVCADGLTYEGLTIREWMDSGSETSPVTSLKLEHRNLTPNHAIRFAIQDWLRHSHCLMKL, encoded by the exons ATGCCGCATCGTCCTCCTCCACGTCCACCAGCCGTCGCCGCTCATCCCGACCCTCT TGGAGAAGATCCCGGCGGCGCAAGCCACGAAGGAGCTGGTGCTCTCCCATCGCAAGTCCGAGAAGGAGTAGACGGACAGGGTGCTCCTCGCCTACCTCGCCTTCTGCCACAGGGCCCAGCCGCCCAGGTGCAGGCGAAACTCCTGCTCACGGAGAACGACCAGATCCACGATGGCATTCTTGGCTTGGTCAACCATTACAGGATCGCCAATCTTGTAATGGGGTCGACACCCGACAG CTGCTTCAAGTTGAAGTTCGGCAAAGAGTCTTTAATGGCTAGCAATGCTCCTGCGTTTTGCCAAATCTGGTTCGTGTGGAGAGGAAGACACATCTGGACCATAGAAGCTAGTGCAGACACCGACAGCAACACCCCAGTTCACTACCAGGTTGATGTCCCGACAGCAGAAAGAATTAGGTTCAGCTCATATTCTAACAATGCCGGAACCATACTTGATGAAGGACACGTCACGGGCGAGGCACTAATGAAAGTCGATCTTAATCCATGCATTGTTTCAGATTATGATGGTTATGAAGCTCTTGGGGCACACGAAGCCAACCATTTCTATAGTATGAGCATTGCAAACTGGCAAGATGCAGAATCAGCAGCACTCAAATCAACCTTGTGCTCTGATTCTTCTGTACATACCTCAAATTCTAAG GAAGTATTGGACAGAAATCTCAAACAGGTAACGATGGTAGCTGATGGATCAAGAAAGGAAGCTTTAGTTGAGCTGCTGAAGCGCAAAGAAATAGAGTCAAAAGTAGCAAGTGCTTTTGCCAGG GCAAAAGATTCTGattctactaaaaatcatgaaattaaGATGAGGGGGGAGCTTGAAGATTTACTGGTAGTCACCAGAAAGCAGCATGAAGATCTTCTAAAAAATAAGGAGAGAGCTGTAGCAGCGCTGGAATCTTCTATGAAAAGATTAGCCCTACTAGATGCCCGTGCTGCAAACATAAAGCTTCAGATGGATGAGTTTTCAGCAGAGTTTGAAGTGATCCAATCTTCCATAGAAAGCCTCAGGCAGAAGAAACTGAAACTACCAAAGCTAGAAGATAGACATACTGACCAGATTATGGGGGTCACATACAGCAATGCCACACTATCCAATTGCCTGTCAAATGCTTTTGGAGATGATTTGTACAGCTTTAGAGAATTTACACTGTTAGATATCCAGTCTGCAACATGTAAATTCTCAGAGGGCTTCAAGATACAGTCAGATGGTCATGGGTGCGTTTACAAAGGAGAAATCATGAACAGAACTGTGATGATTTATAAGCTGCACTCGCATAGCATTGAGAGCGTGAAGCAGTTTCAGCAAGAG GTTTATATCCTTAGCAAGGTGAGGCACCCTCATATTCTAACATTGGTTGGAGCATGCCCAGAAGCTCTGTGTCTCGTCTATGAATATCTTCCAAGTGAGAGCCTTCACGACCGCCTTTTCAACAGATGCAACagccattggttgccatggaaAATCCGTGCCCGCATTGTTGCTGAGATCTCAGGTGCACTTCTGTTCTTGCATTCCTGTAAACCCCAGATGATCATCCATGGCAACTTGAAGCTTGAGAACATCCTTCTAGATACTGAATGCCACTGCAAGATTGCCGATTTTG ACCCAGAGtgcaagagaagcaaagtaATGACACCAAAGTATGATATATACTACTTCGGAACGGTGATACTCCAGCTACTGACCGGTAAACAGGAGGTTGTACTAGGGCTTGCTGGTGAGGTAAGGCGTGCTATGTCCTGTGGCAAACTATCATCAATTCTCGATCCTATGGCTGGGCAGTGGCCTTTGGAGGTGGCTGGAAAGCTAGCAGAGTTGGGGCTGAGGTGCAGTGAAACCAGCAGCCAAGATTGCCCGGAGCTGACTCTTGAGACCGTACGAGATCTGGAACAGCTATATTTTACGAGGGAGGGACGAGCACCCTCCTCTTTCCTATGCCCTATTCTGCAG GAGATAATGCATGATCCTCAGGTGTGTGCTGATGGCTTGACGTACGAAGGGCTGACGATCCGTGAGTGGATGGATTCTGGGAGCGAGACGTCGCCGGTGACCAGCCTGAAATTAGAGCATCGCAATCTCACACCCAACCACGCCATTCGCTTTGCTATCCAGGATTGGCTTCGTCACTCTCACTGCCTGATGAAGCTCTAG
- the LOC120641006 gene encoding U-box domain-containing protein 33-like isoform X1, giving the protein MPHRPPPRPPAVAAHPDPLGEDPGGASHEGAGALPSQVREGVDGQGAPRLPRLLPQGPAAQVQAKLLLTENDQIHDGILGLVNHYRIANLVMGSTPDSCFKLKFGKESLMASNAPAFCQIWFVWRGRHIWTIEASADTDSNTPVHYQVDVPTAERIRFSSYSNNAGTILDEGHVTGEALMKVDLNPCIVSDYDGYEALGAHEANHFYSMSIANWQDAESAALKSTLCSDSSVHTSNSKEVLDRNLKQVTMVADGSRKEALVELLKRKEIESKVASAFARAKDSDSTKNHEIKMRGELEDLLVVTRKQHEDLLKNKERAVAALESSMKRLALLDARAANIKLQMDEFSAEFEVIQSSIESLRQKKLKLPKLEDRHTDQIMGVTYSNATLSNCLSNAFGDDLYSFREFTLLDIQSATCKFSEGFKIQSDGHGCVYKGEIMNRTVMIYKLHSHSIESVKQFQQEVYILSKVRHPHILTLVGACPEALCLVYEYLPSESLHDRLFNRCNSHWLPWKIRARIVAEISGALLFLHSCKPQMIIHGNLKLENILLDTECHCKIADFGISRLFTDDMKDFPSFADGSKLKGSFPYADPECKRSKVMTPKYDIYYFGTVILQLLTGKQEVVLGLAGEVRRAMSCGKLSSILDPMAGQWPLEVAGKLAELGLRCSETSSQDCPELTLETVRDLEQLYFTREGRAPSSFLCPILQEIMHDPQVCADGLTYEGLTIREWMDSGSETSPVTSLKLEHRNLTPNHAIRFAIQDWLRHSHCLMKL; this is encoded by the exons ATGCCGCATCGTCCTCCTCCACGTCCACCAGCCGTCGCCGCTCATCCCGACCCTCT TGGAGAAGATCCCGGCGGCGCAAGCCACGAAGGAGCTGGTGCTCTCCCATCGCAAGTCCGAGAAGGAGTAGACGGACAGGGTGCTCCTCGCCTACCTCGCCTTCTGCCACAGGGCCCAGCCGCCCAGGTGCAGGCGAAACTCCTGCTCACGGAGAACGACCAGATCCACGATGGCATTCTTGGCTTGGTCAACCATTACAGGATCGCCAATCTTGTAATGGGGTCGACACCCGACAG CTGCTTCAAGTTGAAGTTCGGCAAAGAGTCTTTAATGGCTAGCAATGCTCCTGCGTTTTGCCAAATCTGGTTCGTGTGGAGAGGAAGACACATCTGGACCATAGAAGCTAGTGCAGACACCGACAGCAACACCCCAGTTCACTACCAGGTTGATGTCCCGACAGCAGAAAGAATTAGGTTCAGCTCATATTCTAACAATGCCGGAACCATACTTGATGAAGGACACGTCACGGGCGAGGCACTAATGAAAGTCGATCTTAATCCATGCATTGTTTCAGATTATGATGGTTATGAAGCTCTTGGGGCACACGAAGCCAACCATTTCTATAGTATGAGCATTGCAAACTGGCAAGATGCAGAATCAGCAGCACTCAAATCAACCTTGTGCTCTGATTCTTCTGTACATACCTCAAATTCTAAG GAAGTATTGGACAGAAATCTCAAACAGGTAACGATGGTAGCTGATGGATCAAGAAAGGAAGCTTTAGTTGAGCTGCTGAAGCGCAAAGAAATAGAGTCAAAAGTAGCAAGTGCTTTTGCCAGG GCAAAAGATTCTGattctactaaaaatcatgaaattaaGATGAGGGGGGAGCTTGAAGATTTACTGGTAGTCACCAGAAAGCAGCATGAAGATCTTCTAAAAAATAAGGAGAGAGCTGTAGCAGCGCTGGAATCTTCTATGAAAAGATTAGCCCTACTAGATGCCCGTGCTGCAAACATAAAGCTTCAGATGGATGAGTTTTCAGCAGAGTTTGAAGTGATCCAATCTTCCATAGAAAGCCTCAGGCAGAAGAAACTGAAACTACCAAAGCTAGAAGATAGACATACTGACCAGATTATGGGGGTCACATACAGCAATGCCACACTATCCAATTGCCTGTCAAATGCTTTTGGAGATGATTTGTACAGCTTTAGAGAATTTACACTGTTAGATATCCAGTCTGCAACATGTAAATTCTCAGAGGGCTTCAAGATACAGTCAGATGGTCATGGGTGCGTTTACAAAGGAGAAATCATGAACAGAACTGTGATGATTTATAAGCTGCACTCGCATAGCATTGAGAGCGTGAAGCAGTTTCAGCAAGAG GTTTATATCCTTAGCAAGGTGAGGCACCCTCATATTCTAACATTGGTTGGAGCATGCCCAGAAGCTCTGTGTCTCGTCTATGAATATCTTCCAAGTGAGAGCCTTCACGACCGCCTTTTCAACAGATGCAACagccattggttgccatggaaAATCCGTGCCCGCATTGTTGCTGAGATCTCAGGTGCACTTCTGTTCTTGCATTCCTGTAAACCCCAGATGATCATCCATGGCAACTTGAAGCTTGAGAACATCCTTCTAGATACTGAATGCCACTGCAAGATTGCCGATTTTGGTATTTCTCGGCTATTCACAGATGACATGAAGGATTTCCCATCATTTGCGGACGGTTCCAAGCTGAAAGGGTCCTTTCCCTATGCAGACCCAGAGtgcaagagaagcaaagtaATGACACCAAAGTATGATATATACTACTTCGGAACGGTGATACTCCAGCTACTGACCGGTAAACAGGAGGTTGTACTAGGGCTTGCTGGTGAGGTAAGGCGTGCTATGTCCTGTGGCAAACTATCATCAATTCTCGATCCTATGGCTGGGCAGTGGCCTTTGGAGGTGGCTGGAAAGCTAGCAGAGTTGGGGCTGAGGTGCAGTGAAACCAGCAGCCAAGATTGCCCGGAGCTGACTCTTGAGACCGTACGAGATCTGGAACAGCTATATTTTACGAGGGAGGGACGAGCACCCTCCTCTTTCCTATGCCCTATTCTGCAG GAGATAATGCATGATCCTCAGGTGTGTGCTGATGGCTTGACGTACGAAGGGCTGACGATCCGTGAGTGGATGGATTCTGGGAGCGAGACGTCGCCGGTGACCAGCCTGAAATTAGAGCATCGCAATCTCACACCCAACCACGCCATTCGCTTTGCTATCCAGGATTGGCTTCGTCACTCTCACTGCCTGATGAAGCTCTAG
- the LOC120641006 gene encoding U-box domain-containing protein 33-like isoform X3, producing MSRQQKELDYDGYEALGAHEANHFYSMSIANWQDAESAALKSTLCSDSSVHTSNSKEVLDRNLKQVTMVADGSRKEALVELLKRKEIESKVASAFARAKDSDSTKNHEIKMRGELEDLLVVTRKQHEDLLKNKERAVAALESSMKRLALLDARAANIKLQMDEFSAEFEVIQSSIESLRQKKLKLPKLEDRHTDQIMGVTYSNATLSNCLSNAFGDDLYSFREFTLLDIQSATCKFSEGFKIQSDGHGCVYKGEIMNRTVMIYKLHSHSIESVKQFQQEVYILSKVRHPHILTLVGACPEALCLVYEYLPSESLHDRLFNRCNSHWLPWKIRARIVAEISGALLFLHSCKPQMIIHGNLKLENILLDTECHCKIADFGISRLFTDDMKDFPSFADGSKLKGSFPYADPECKRSKVMTPKYDIYYFGTVILQLLTGKQEVVLGLAGEVRRAMSCGKLSSILDPMAGQWPLEVAGKLAELGLRCSETSSQDCPELTLETVRDLEQLYFTREGRAPSSFLCPILQEIMHDPQVCADGLTYEGLTIREWMDSGSETSPVTSLKLEHRNLTPNHAIRFAIQDWLRHSHCLMKL from the exons ATGTCCCGACAGCAGAAAGAATTAG ATTATGATGGTTATGAAGCTCTTGGGGCACACGAAGCCAACCATTTCTATAGTATGAGCATTGCAAACTGGCAAGATGCAGAATCAGCAGCACTCAAATCAACCTTGTGCTCTGATTCTTCTGTACATACCTCAAATTCTAAG GAAGTATTGGACAGAAATCTCAAACAGGTAACGATGGTAGCTGATGGATCAAGAAAGGAAGCTTTAGTTGAGCTGCTGAAGCGCAAAGAAATAGAGTCAAAAGTAGCAAGTGCTTTTGCCAGG GCAAAAGATTCTGattctactaaaaatcatgaaattaaGATGAGGGGGGAGCTTGAAGATTTACTGGTAGTCACCAGAAAGCAGCATGAAGATCTTCTAAAAAATAAGGAGAGAGCTGTAGCAGCGCTGGAATCTTCTATGAAAAGATTAGCCCTACTAGATGCCCGTGCTGCAAACATAAAGCTTCAGATGGATGAGTTTTCAGCAGAGTTTGAAGTGATCCAATCTTCCATAGAAAGCCTCAGGCAGAAGAAACTGAAACTACCAAAGCTAGAAGATAGACATACTGACCAGATTATGGGGGTCACATACAGCAATGCCACACTATCCAATTGCCTGTCAAATGCTTTTGGAGATGATTTGTACAGCTTTAGAGAATTTACACTGTTAGATATCCAGTCTGCAACATGTAAATTCTCAGAGGGCTTCAAGATACAGTCAGATGGTCATGGGTGCGTTTACAAAGGAGAAATCATGAACAGAACTGTGATGATTTATAAGCTGCACTCGCATAGCATTGAGAGCGTGAAGCAGTTTCAGCAAGAG GTTTATATCCTTAGCAAGGTGAGGCACCCTCATATTCTAACATTGGTTGGAGCATGCCCAGAAGCTCTGTGTCTCGTCTATGAATATCTTCCAAGTGAGAGCCTTCACGACCGCCTTTTCAACAGATGCAACagccattggttgccatggaaAATCCGTGCCCGCATTGTTGCTGAGATCTCAGGTGCACTTCTGTTCTTGCATTCCTGTAAACCCCAGATGATCATCCATGGCAACTTGAAGCTTGAGAACATCCTTCTAGATACTGAATGCCACTGCAAGATTGCCGATTTTGGTATTTCTCGGCTATTCACAGATGACATGAAGGATTTCCCATCATTTGCGGACGGTTCCAAGCTGAAAGGGTCCTTTCCCTATGCAGACCCAGAGtgcaagagaagcaaagtaATGACACCAAAGTATGATATATACTACTTCGGAACGGTGATACTCCAGCTACTGACCGGTAAACAGGAGGTTGTACTAGGGCTTGCTGGTGAGGTAAGGCGTGCTATGTCCTGTGGCAAACTATCATCAATTCTCGATCCTATGGCTGGGCAGTGGCCTTTGGAGGTGGCTGGAAAGCTAGCAGAGTTGGGGCTGAGGTGCAGTGAAACCAGCAGCCAAGATTGCCCGGAGCTGACTCTTGAGACCGTACGAGATCTGGAACAGCTATATTTTACGAGGGAGGGACGAGCACCCTCCTCTTTCCTATGCCCTATTCTGCAG GAGATAATGCATGATCCTCAGGTGTGTGCTGATGGCTTGACGTACGAAGGGCTGACGATCCGTGAGTGGATGGATTCTGGGAGCGAGACGTCGCCGGTGACCAGCCTGAAATTAGAGCATCGCAATCTCACACCCAACCACGCCATTCGCTTTGCTATCCAGGATTGGCTTCGTCACTCTCACTGCCTGATGAAGCTCTAG
- the LOC120641007 gene encoding uncharacterized protein LOC120641007, translating to MENWYIEARDVHGAREEIFECIRQKSDKKVIYFNGWGGLGAAPVLRSIEQELRSIKAKKNPSRLCFDTIIYIDCSAWESTRVMQRKIAEELKLGPETVMATFDKQDEVDDLKGVDLGSRDVIPSVSQVINQTLVNRKLVMLFLNGSDDEVDVRKFGIIPDYCNHVIVWTFKRRSLTIHDQREVAIKLRYTHFFISSMSSQLLQTSDVHALLREEAANIVARHPWMQGVDPTMVMKCCLYELFLQYSFHRATGFDWVAHAPNYWMCDGIIKGNGTREITDALHHEIHWVCNNASLLDKVFEKLMKDPEAPFLVVKKDGISFSRESPCCRWVCMTSKNLTIQEDTKAILERASSLFVALDKSENPQDSPNVFLKHCCNLGVLILSHCSFSFMSPPFLQCEGLRFLGLDHCTHDNRSEGAGNNANWVCLQSLWVLDLRYTEWDAIVSEENMDIMTNLRELNIEGFMCWQLISGRLQGRLRYLQKLRIIKPTHKAETPSIACYNPLVDKTDLEILDLSGNRDMENLPANLSMAKSLQMLILDGCDGLKNVAVPDGLPSSLRSFSFDGYGPATKWTSSFKLPQEFSEPEQPHDAYKRDAKTSKISLQACTQLENLFVRGLPNLVELDLSGSEIKVLDLKTMVVDVPELKRLFLLGCENLRAIIWGSYDSMKRLKLEVVCIDTRAKRTPGLTRPSLAQHKHFHLQLHAVLADARLGRSLCHLVEHYVNQRGDYEGTHFNIHVTSSVEYGGGVQLEATVKEKTAGPSNSPQHHVLASPYGDVTTEIGNNNVPMLVFPQPPAQRSDHHIEISNESRSLGSELVADVPMLAFPQSPTLGELTRRYAESLHVHDAATSASMPEDWHRLKWCHVERCPNMDTIFPAEAMDYNQLQTIWASDLQMARCIWSQCVRRRYDSFEKLQHLHLRSCPRLQFALPVWVPSFPNLETLHIIRCGNLTHVYALNKKYPEEIVAHGLQFPKLTTIHLHDLPKLRQISEVKMLAPALETIRIRGCFGLRRLPALQGREPGVRRPAVEVEKDVWDALEWDGLAAGHHRNLFEPPVHSRYYRRRRLLRGTVLR from the exons ATGGAAAATTGG TATATCGAAGCAAGAGACGTTCATGGCGCCAGAGAGGAGATATTTGAATGTATTCGGCAGAAGAGTGACAAAAAGGTCATCTATTTTAATGGTTGGGGTGGCTTGGGGGCGGCCCCTGTTCTCAGATCCATAGAACAAGAACTTCGGTCAATCAAAGCTAAGAAAAATCCTTCAAGACTATGCTTTGACACAATAATTTACATAGATTGCTCAGCATGGGAAAGTACAAGGGTGATGCAGAGGAAAATCGCAGAGGAGCTAAAACTAGGCCCTGAAACAGTGATGGCCACGTTTGACAAGCAGGATGAAGTGGATGACCTCAAGGGCGTGGACCTTGGCTCTAGGGATGTGATACCTAGTGTTTCTCAAGTGATTAACCAAACCCTGGTTAATAGAAAATTAGTGATGCTTTTCCTTAATGGAAGTGATGATGAGGTTGATGTACGTAAGTTTGGCATTATTCCTGACTATTGCAACCACGTAATAGTATGGACATTCAAAAGACGGTCTTTGACTATACATGATCAGCGTGAGGTAGCAATAAAGCTAAGATACACCCACTTTTTTATCTCTAGTATGTCGTCCCAACTATTACAAACTTCAGATGTTCATGCACTGCTGCGTGAAGAAGCAGCTAACATAGTTGCTCGCCACCCATGGATGCAAGGCGTCGACCCAACAATGGTAATGAAGTGTTGCCTGTACGAGTTGTTCTTGCAGTATAGTTTTCACAGGGCCACAGGATTTGATTGGGTGGCTCATGCTCCAAACTACTGGATGTGTGATGGGATAATTAAGGGAAATGGAACAAGGGAGATTACTGATGCATTGCATCATGAAATACATTGGGTGTGCAATAATGCTTCTCTGCTTGACAAAGTGTTTGAAAAACTCATGAAAGACCCGGAGGCTCCATTTTTGGTGGTCAAGAAGGATGGTATTTCTTTCTCTAGAGAGAGCCCATGTTGTCGTTGGGTTTGTATGACCTCAAAGAATCTGACAATACAAGAAGATACAAAAGCTATATTGGAAAGGGCATCGTCTTTATTCGTAGCACTTGACAAGTCTGAGAACCCACAAGACTCACCAAATGTGTTTCTTAAACACTGCTGCAACCTTGGCGTGCTAATTCTCTCTCATTGCAGCTTCAGTTTTATGTCACCTCCTTTCCTCCAGTGTGAGGGATTGAGATTCCTCGGATTGGATCACTGCACACATGACAACAGaagtgaaggtgcagggaacaatGCAAATTGGGTGTGTCTACAAAGCCTATGGGTGCTTGACTTACGTTACACAGAATGGGATGCTATCGTATCTGAAGAAAATATGGATATCATGACTAACCTCAGGGAGCTAAATATTGAGGGATTCATGTGTTGGCAGTTAATAAGTGGTAGATTACAGGGAAGGTTGCGTTACCTCCAAAAGCTCCGGATAATCAAACCCACTCATAAAGCAGAGACGCCATCAATAGCTTGCTACAACCCATTGGTGGACAAAACAGATCTGGAAATACTTGATTTGTCTGGTAACAGAGACATGGAAAATCTGCCAGCAAACTTATCAATGGCAAAGAGCCTCCAGATGCTTATCCTTGATGGTTGCGACGGGCTAAAGAATGTTGCTGTGCCAGACGGGCTCCCCTCTTCCCTAAGGTCATTTAGTTTTGATGGATATGGACCGGCGACCAAATGGACGTCATCCTTTAAGCTGCCCCAAGAATTTTCCGAACCGGAGCAGCCGCATGATGCATATAAAAGGGATGCCAAAACCTCCAAGATATCCCTACAAGCCTGCACGCAATTGGAGAATTTGTTTGTACGCGGACTACCTAATCTTGTGGAGCTAGACCTCTCAGGAAGTGAAATTAAGGTACTTGACCTCAAAACTATGGTGGTAGATGTCCCAGAACTCAAGCGGCTCTTTTTGCTGGGTTGTGAGAACCTCCGTGCAATAATTTGGGGATCATATGATTCAATGAAACGGCTAAAGCTGGAAGTGGTGTGCATAGACACACGAGCTAAGAGGACACCTGGACTTACTCGGCCGTCCCTTGCCCAGCATAAGCATTTCCACTTGCAGTTGCATGCTGTTCTCGCAGACGCGAGGCTCGGCAGGTCCTTGTGTCACCTGGTGGAACATTATGTGAATCAAAGAGGTGACTATGAGGGCACTCATTTCAATATCCATGTCACCTCTTCAGTTGAGTACGGTGGGGGTGTTCAACTCGAAGCGACGGTCAAGGAGAAGACTGCAGGACCTAGTAATAGTCCCCAGCACCATGTTCTAGCGAGTCCGTATGGTGATGTAACCACCGAGATCGGCAACAATAATGTCCCAATGCTGGTGTTTCCACAGCCCCCGGCTCAACGGTCAGATCATCATATTGAGATTAGTAACGAGAGCCGAAGCTTGGGTAGTGAACTGGTGGCAGATGTCCCAATGCTGGCGTTTCCACAGTCCCCTACTTTAGGTGAGCTAACAAGACGGTACGCCGAATCCCTGCACGTGCATGATGCCGCAACCAGCGCTAGCATGCCCGAGGACTGGCATCGCCTGAAGTGGTGCCACGTGGAGAGGTGTCCCAACATGGATACGATCTTCCCTGCAGAGGCAATGGACTATAATCAACTACAGACCATCTGGGCATCGGATCTCCAGATGGCCCGGTGCATTTGGAGCCAATGTGTCAGACGCCGCTATGATTCCTTCGAAAAGCTGCAGCACCTGCACCTGCGTTCCTGCCCGAGGCTCCAGTTCGCGCTGCCGGTGTGGGTCCCCTCCTTCCCCAACCTGGAGACCCTCCACATCATCCGCTGCGGCAACCTCACGCACGTCTACGCGCTGAACAAAAAGTACCCGGAGGAGATAGTCGCCCACGGCTTACAGTTCCCGAAGCTGACCACCATCCACCTGCACGACCTGCCCAAGCTGCGACAGATATCTGAGGTCAAGATGCTCGCGCCGGCGCTCGAGACCATCAGGATCAGGGGGTGTTTCGGCCTGCGCCGGCTGCCGGCCTTGCAGGGCCGCGAGCCCGGCGTGAGGCGGCCGGCCGTTGAGGTGGAGAAGGACGTGTGGGACGCGCTGGAGTGGGacgggctcgccgccggccaccaccgcaaCCTCTTCGAGCCGCCCGTGCACTCGCGCTACTACAGGAGGAGGCGCCTCCTCAGGGGCACCGTCCTCAG GTGA
- the LOC120641009 gene encoding serine/threonine-protein kinase SAPK7-like, whose translation MYTRSLYASQPRTGLAAKLRIPPPPLFPLPLPPPPPPFPTPARTFQKPPGRFPRHRQSDPTGKRSRAALPRAELAGAMEKYELLKDIGAGNFGVARLMRNKETKELVAMKYIPRGQKIDENVAREIINHRSLRHPNIIRFKEVVLTPTHLAIVMEYAAGGELFDRICNAGRFSEDEARYFFQQLICGVSYCHFMQICHRDLKLENTLLDGSPAPRLKICDFGYSKSSLLHSKPKSTVGTPAYIAPEVLSRREYDGKTADVWSCGVTLYVMLVGAYPFEDADDPKNFRKTIGRIMSIQYKIPEYVHVSQDCKELLSRIFIANSAKRITIREIRNHPWFLKNLPRELTEAAQAMYYKKDNSAPTYSVQSEEEIMKIVEKARTPPPSSTPVAGFGWAEEDEQEDSKKPEKAEEEEDGEDEYDKQVKQVHASGEFQIS comes from the exons ATGTACACTCGTAGTCTCTACGCATCCCAGCCAAGAACCGGACTAGCAGCAAAGCTTCGAATCCCTCCCCCTCCgcttttccctctccctcttcctcctcctccacccccttTTCCAACCCCAGCGAGAACCTTCCAAAAGCCTCCCGGGAGGTTCCCTCGCCATCGCCAGTCCGACCCGACCGGGAAGCGCTCGCGCGCGGCCCTCCCccgagccgagctcgccggagccatGGAGAAGTACGAGCTGCTCAAGGACATCGGCGCCGGCAACTTCGGCGTGGCGCGGCTGATGCGGAACAAGGAGACCAAGGAGCTCGTCGCCATGAAGTACATCCCCCGCGGCCAAAag ATTGACGAGAATGTGGCGAGGGAGATCATCAACCACCGCTCGCTGCGGCACCCCAACATCATCCGGTTCAAGGAG GTGGTGCTCACGCCGACGCATCTGGCGATCGTGATGGAgtacgccgccggcggcgagctgttCGACCGGATCTGCAACGCCGGCAGGTTCAGCGAAGACGAG GCGAGGTACTTCTTCCAGCAGCTGATTTGCGGCGTGAGCTACTGCCACTTCATG CAAATTTGCCATCGCGACCTGAAGCTGGAGAACACGCTGCTGGACGGCAGCCCGGCGCCCCGCCTCAAGATCTGCGACTTCGGTTACTCCAAG tcGTCGCTGCTGCACTCGAAGCCCAAGTCGACGGTGGGCACGCCGGCGTACATCGCCCCGGAGGTGCTCTCCCGCCGGGAATACGACGGCAAG ACAGCCGACGTGTGGTCCTGTGGAGTGACCCTTTATGTGATGCTGGTCGGTGCTTATCCTTTTGAGGACGCTGACGACCCCAAGAATTTCAGAAAGACGATTGGG AGGATCATGTCAATCCAATATAAAATTCCGGAGTATGTCCATGTATCCCAAGACTGCAAGGAACTGCTCTCGAGAATCTTCATCGCAAACTCCGCGAAG AGAATAACGATTAGGGAGATCAGGAACCACCCCTGGTTCCTAAAGAACCTGCCTAGGGAGCTCACAGAAGCTGCTCAGGCAATGTACTACAAGAAGGACAATAGTGCTCCAACCTACTCTGTGCAGTCCGAGGAGGAGATCATGAAGATCGTCGAGAAGGCACGTACACCGCCTCCTTCCTCCACCCCTGTGGCTGGCTTTGGTTGGGCAGAGGAGGACGAGCAGGAGGACAGCAAGAAACCAGAGAAggccgaggaggaagaggatggcGAGGATGAGTATGACAAGCAAGTGAAACAAGTCCATGCCAGCGGTGAGTTTCAGATCAGCTGA